The genomic region CTACCCCGGACCCCCGGCCGGCTCCGCGGCGCCGGAGCGTTGTCTCCTCCCGCCCCTTGCCCAGGCTGAGCCGCTGGAGCCGGGCCCGGCGGGAAGGGAGCGGAGGGGAGCCCGGCCGCTCTCTCCCTGcgctgcagcagcagccggggCGGCCGCTCCGCCCCGAGTCAGCGGGAGGGACGGGCAGGATGGCGCggagccgccccgccccgcccggccccgccagcCCAGGCACCCGCCGCGGGGCTGCCCCGGTAGAGGCGGCGGCTGCCCCCAGGAGCTGAGCGCCCGCCCGCGGCGGAGCCACCCGTGCCCTCACCCCGTGTCCCGGGCCGTGCTGAGGTGGCCCCGGCGGGCGGAGGGGTCCCAGCGGAGCGTGGGCAGCGGGCGCGGAGCCGGCGGAGCGCTCCCCACCGGCCGGGCCCCGCTCCGGtccgccccgccgggccccccgccgcccccatgGCAACCGCGCCCCTCCCCGCGGCGCCATGACAGACGGGGCGCGGGCGCTGCTGTGGGACTTTATTGGGGCGCGGGCGGTCACTTGCTGCTCGTGTACTTGGTGACAGCCTTGGTGCCCTCGGACACCGCGTGCTTGGCCAGCTCGCCGGGCAGCAGCAGCCTCACGGCCGTCTGCACCTCGCGGCTGGTGATGGTGGAGCGCTGGCTGTACTGGGCCAGGTGCGAGGCCTCCAGCGCCAGCCGCTCAAAGATGTCGTTGATGAAGGAGTTCATGATGCTCATGGCCTTGGAGGAGATGCCAATGTCCGGATGCACCTGTCAGAGGAGAACCAAGCACCGTCTCACATGCCGGTCACCCCGGGGGGGCACGGGCCCCAGTTATCTCACAGCAGAAATCACCAGAAAGTCCTAGGGCCAAGAGCAGCTGTTCTTGCTCTGTTGACTTCTGCTCAGTTATTTATTCAGGCAGAATCACACACTGCAGCTTATTCTACCTAGGAAAGCATTTCTGATGCAgatcctcctcttccctcctgcccCAAGCTCCCCACACAGACACCTCTGACTCTCAGCTGGGGCTCTCTGTGCCCACACACTTTTTATCTCACTGACAAGCAGGTTTTCCTTCCTTTATAAGGTTAAGATGCGATGGGCAGAAGTAACTTTACATATGAAGCAGTTTCTAGCAGAAGATTAACATTTACTCACCTGCTTCAGCACTTTGTAGATGTAGATTGAGTAGGTTTCCTTTCTCTTGGGCTTCTTCTTAGGCTTCCCATCCCCAGAGGCAGGGACAGGGCCACGGCCACGCTTCTTCTCAGCATCCGCACTCATCCCAGCCATGCAGAGCCAGCCCCAACACAgcacacaggcagggacagggctgcttATGTAGCGGGGCAGCGGCCCCAGGACGGGACACACACACCTGCGACAGGTGATTCCACTTGGCGCTGAGTGAGGGGCAGCTGGCCTGGGAGCAGCCTGGAGTCACTGATTCAGTTACCGTTTGAGGGTGACCCGAGCAAAGgggtgggcaggagcagcagcgccTCGGTCACACGGGGCAGAAGTGCCAGAGAAGGGCTGTGCCCAGGCCCACCCAGGGGCTGCTGAAAGGAAGGCTCCTGCTTCGCTAGAAGGATGCAAACCAGAGCACTTGAGCCAATATATCTAGAATGAA from Patagioenas fasciata isolate bPatFas1 chromosome 2, bPatFas1.hap1, whole genome shotgun sequence harbors:
- the H2BK1 gene encoding histone H2B type 2-K1, producing MSADAEKKRGRGPVPASGDGKPKKKPKRKETYSIYIYKVLKQVHPDIGISSKAMSIMNSFINDIFERLALEASHLAQYSQRSTITSREVQTAVRLLLPGELAKHAVSEGTKAVTKYTSSK